Proteins encoded by one window of Chrysemys picta bellii isolate R12L10 chromosome 10, ASM1138683v2, whole genome shotgun sequence:
- the EPN2 gene encoding epsin-2 isoform X6 produces MSREVAEQHTTLLDLMDALPSSAPAPQKTETWGPTAGANQTDPWGGSAATATTSDPWQSFGAKPATSVDPWGAPTGSTTQSLSKNVDPWAPSQSSSVATKATVDPWGPAAANKPISTSGSTSFDLFSNLNGTVKDDFSEFDNLRNSKKTAESGSTLSSQHSGTTSPDLFDSQSTNMTSSKQSAARKTPESFLGPNAALVNLDSLVSKPPQPVPSLNPFLAPGTATAPTPINPFQVNQPQPLTLNQMRASPVMGTSPSFNAVPAMSMEPIPLSSMAPVAVGMAPLPAMGTMASITRMGQGMNMSIAGSMTQPLHSTGIPPSASQPTNTTNPFLL; encoded by the exons CACACAACTTTGTTGGATCTCATGGATGCACTGCCCTCATCAGCACCAGCCCCTCAGAAAACCGAAACCTGGGGACCCACAGCTGGAGCAAAccaaacagacccctggggaggATCTGCAGCTACAGCTACCACCTCTGACCCATGGCAATCATTTG GTGCCAAGCCAGCTACTTCTGTTGATCCATGGGGAGCACCAACTGGATCCACTACTCAGTCTCTCTCCAAAAATGTAGACCCGTGGGCTCCTTCTCAGTCATCCTCTGTAGCAACAAAAGCTACTGTAGATCCTTGGGGACCAGCAGCTGCAAACAAACCTATTTCCACTTCTG GAAGCACATCGTTCGACCTTTTCAGTAATTTGAATGGTACAGTTAAAGATGACTTTTCTGAATTTGACAACCTTCGAAATTCCAAAAAAACAG CCGAGTCCGGTTCCACTTTGTCATCCCAGCATAGTGGTACAACAAGTCCTGATCTCTTTGATTCTCAGTCCACGAACATGACATCAAGCAAACAAAGTGCAGCTCGGAAAACCCCAGAGTCTTTCTTGGGGCCCAATGCAGCTTTGGTGAATTTGGATTCATTGGTGTCTAAGCCACCACAGCCTGTTCCGTCATTGAATCCGTTCTTAGCTCCAG GGACAGCTACAGCACCAACTCCAATCAACCCCTTCCAAGTGAAtcagccccagcccctcacacTAAATCAGATGAGAGCAAGTCCCGTGATGGGCACAAGTCCTTCTTTTAATGCTGTGCCAGCAATGAGCATGGAGCCAATACCTCTGTCTTCCATGGCACCAGTGGCTGTGGGAATGGCGCCGTTACCAGCTATGGGCACCATGGCATCTATCACTCGAATGGGCCAGGGGATGAACATGAGCATTGCAGGATCAATGACCCAGCCTCTTCACAGTACGGGAATTCCTCCATCGGCATCCCAGCCCACAAATACAACTAACCCTTTCCTCCTATAA
- the EPN2 gene encoding epsin-2 isoform X5, whose amino-acid sequence MSREVAEQEERLRRGDDLRLQMALEESRRDTIKNPKKKEHTTLLDLMDALPSSAPAPQKTETWGPTAGANQTDPWGGSAATATTSDPWQSFGAKPATSVDPWGAPTGSTTQSLSKNVDPWAPSQSSSVATKATVDPWGPAAANKPISTSGSTSFDLFSNLNGTVKDDFSEFDNLRNSKKTAESGSTLSSQHSGTTSPDLFDSQSTNMTSSKQSAARKTPESFLGPNAALVNLDSLVSKPPQPVPSLNPFLAPGTATAPTPINPFQVNQPQPLTLNQMRASPVMGTSPSFNAVPAMSMEPIPLSSMAPVAVGMAPLPAMGTMASITRMGQGMNMSIAGSMTQPLHSTGIPPSASQPTNTTNPFLL is encoded by the exons gaggagcgCCTCCGACGCGGAGATGATCTGAGATTACAGATGGCTCTGGAGGAGAGTCGCAGAGACACAATTAAAAACCCCAAAAAGAAGGAG CACACAACTTTGTTGGATCTCATGGATGCACTGCCCTCATCAGCACCAGCCCCTCAGAAAACCGAAACCTGGGGACCCACAGCTGGAGCAAAccaaacagacccctggggaggATCTGCAGCTACAGCTACCACCTCTGACCCATGGCAATCATTTG GTGCCAAGCCAGCTACTTCTGTTGATCCATGGGGAGCACCAACTGGATCCACTACTCAGTCTCTCTCCAAAAATGTAGACCCGTGGGCTCCTTCTCAGTCATCCTCTGTAGCAACAAAAGCTACTGTAGATCCTTGGGGACCAGCAGCTGCAAACAAACCTATTTCCACTTCTG GAAGCACATCGTTCGACCTTTTCAGTAATTTGAATGGTACAGTTAAAGATGACTTTTCTGAATTTGACAACCTTCGAAATTCCAAAAAAACAG CCGAGTCCGGTTCCACTTTGTCATCCCAGCATAGTGGTACAACAAGTCCTGATCTCTTTGATTCTCAGTCCACGAACATGACATCAAGCAAACAAAGTGCAGCTCGGAAAACCCCAGAGTCTTTCTTGGGGCCCAATGCAGCTTTGGTGAATTTGGATTCATTGGTGTCTAAGCCACCACAGCCTGTTCCGTCATTGAATCCGTTCTTAGCTCCAG GGACAGCTACAGCACCAACTCCAATCAACCCCTTCCAAGTGAAtcagccccagcccctcacacTAAATCAGATGAGAGCAAGTCCCGTGATGGGCACAAGTCCTTCTTTTAATGCTGTGCCAGCAATGAGCATGGAGCCAATACCTCTGTCTTCCATGGCACCAGTGGCTGTGGGAATGGCGCCGTTACCAGCTATGGGCACCATGGCATCTATCACTCGAATGGGCCAGGGGATGAACATGAGCATTGCAGGATCAATGACCCAGCCTCTTCACAGTACGGGAATTCCTCCATCGGCATCCCAGCCCACAAATACAACTAACCCTTTCCTCCTATAA